In Erythrolamprus reginae isolate rEryReg1 chromosome 10, rEryReg1.hap1, whole genome shotgun sequence, one DNA window encodes the following:
- the MYO18B gene encoding LOW QUALITY PROTEIN: unconventional myosin-XVIIIb (The sequence of the model RefSeq protein was modified relative to this genomic sequence to represent the inferred CDS: deleted 4 bases in 4 codons) yields the protein MDSRSTAKAPGDPRTSALTLHIREEDRSPPPTSPPLPFPLIPGGFIKQLVRQNEEQAQALRLKGDPASTAQEDPPGKPAAIKETELLEGGGDMASHEGPLNGEKPAGEGKTLPFRIGPPRRNARLFGPHMGPAAPPKAEEEEAPLAGGPSPKASPAEAGQGPPDSGPGRAATQGRGRESARQGPAEGGTEPGRGAQGMRKRAEGEKEAGASAEKAAGVAEAWKGPGETVAAAEGAREAGATAGGGSEEEAPEDPWFEAGKIWLARKETPRSGWVGAGAATELKPDVGALELPPGTVRARLDSDGSVVELDEEHVQKANPSSLDYTEDLAALVSLNEASVLHVLHQRYQSQLPYTYSGPHLLALKADPPSASSSRKAFPGRRDRLSPHLFAVGQRAYWDLLAQRQDQAVVALGRSNAGKTAACQSLLEHLVATAGSLDGRVTVEKIQAMFTVLRAFGTVSTGLNPASTRFSMVVALDFSASGRVTAAHLQTMLLERARVARQPQGEGTFNVFPQMLAGLDLDQRSTLHLHQMAENSCFGITASLKGEEKRGASEAFAELQAALGTLGVEAAEQEALWRVLAGIYHLGAAGVCKVGRKQFLRFEWVNRAADVLGCETEELTTAVFKHHLQRILQQVTAGAPSAEALEGPKLSGVECLEGMAAGLYEELFAAVVMLVNRSFSSSQLSMASLMVVDTPGFLSPRHQQRERAATFEEFCHNYGQERLQGLFHRATLEAEVGRYREEKVDVPFDLPELSPAAVLALVDQNPPQLLLSSGGPSEGPRGLLWILEEEALAQGSSDSKALDRLCSAFGKEEEGALRRCEQPLQFEVAHRLGQDPVRYDASGWVGKAKWNLSVQNAIQLLQHSRIGSLRKVFLPRARVPLLCRSVAGWEGHSQQALQRIGCLRKTFSGSLAAVKKRSVCAHIKLQLDALCNLLKRSRLHFIHCLDPGTLQEPRLPTQATEATPGPLVWDLPALRAQLSGSLVLEALRLHRIGYADRMALAQFRRRFQSLAQPEMKRFSSAYELTDEKKALEELFRALDLEKRSLAVGHTQVFLKAGVLLRLERQREKLVWPVLVLLQAAGRGFLSRQRFRKLKIQSLAARCIQKNLAAYQAVKGWPWWRLMCGVRPLLTISLAEGQLRLKEEELLMLQKKLDRSEGSRQGLRESTELLETKVIDLTAELSDERLKGDAACRVLDAERAERLRVSKEAQELQARQLQLQKRLEEAEKQLEEAQQQLHLREVEAKSSGKGHEWQMRLDCAETEAAFLRKRIVQLEERLEREQQSKAGLEQKLSQVQQLYEGARRAAQQLKRKCRQLTGELEDARVLMDNQQSRHHELEKKQKKFDLQLAQALGESAFERSLREKVAQENSGLQVQLGSLRHSLQQKELEKEGLGQRVATLTRQVEELSGSSGLDAGAPAALQKKLWDLESRTREQQQELSQRAKAVEHLEQLHLRLELEIERTRHLHQKELEDKEEELEDTRTACQKRLRQLEWQCEQEGEEKQGLVREKRDLEGLVATLCEQIGHRDFDVEKRLRRDLKRTHALLADVQLLLETSGSAEPGPPGSQEEWAKLRSQWEESAARCAEAQESQKMLSLEVENLHSELEAATRNKHLVDEQLYQLQHETADLLKRFEEDQEDLNDLMAKHKALIAQSATDIAQIRELQGQLEELTKEKQALQERLQAAQARLSYLEQATVERSIVSRQEAVICDLESKVAFQSVQIKRFEVLVLRLRDSMVKMGEELEKAKESEARERENVHYYQLRLEEVKADMSEVAQRELEASRRRVDLEKQVDELLVARQTLQADLETSLRRIAGLQGALEEGQSSEESVQVAQDSLGARQETESLVSLASSSSMSLNLESEGSVRSWLETGSGWTSPSAPSLAGSSSQLSLDVRSLPSLRDPEESWQPTPWLSASRKGHGRCGGSPEGPAAGPLWRDYGRPEEALVRPLRSEATAEGKCPLPPSPGRKRPSPPLAQEDKRARSSSALSEYVEELRRKRLKGREPLEEEEGEEGDASSCASLPIYQTTGTPFLRRCRALRDSEDFRVSLEELGANPGVGLLGSSPLRSPSSDSGLRPPQFSPVLKGASRFGSPYDPHAQLASPIRGGGGGGVAGPRPWRSCLEPSLGGSLDFGEEPLRFQSKRLVDVPSEGKEPLAWKMPTLVYERDTGAGLDDFLPSVRRAQSRERKDPPRPLSVHFEDQAAPPRRTFLSEMKTVLSPRPKPKDDPGSLSDSSDSSSKSADSVKCRPRVPRPEGEGCVGKGGSEGASSGHPRAEAEGREDDVTSIMMKYLGRE from the exons AGGCTCTTTGGGCCCCACATGGGCCCGGCTGCCCCTCCCAaggccgaggaggaggaggcgccCCTGGCCGGAGGGCCCTCACCCAAGGCCTCCCCCGCAGAAGCCGGCCAAGGACCGCCGGACTCCGGGCCTGGCCGGGCAGCCACGCAGGGCAGAGGCCGCGAGAGCGCCAGGCAGGGGCCGGCCGAAGGGGGGACCGAGCCAGGCAGGGGGGCCCAAGGGATGAGGAAGAGggcagagggagagaaggaggcggGGGCAAGCGCAGAGAAGGCAGCGGGTGTGGCCGAAGCTTGGAAGGGCCCCGGAGAGACCGTGGCAGCGGCTGAAGGAGCCCGGGAAGCAGGAGCAACAGCCGGAggaggaagtgaagaggaa GCCCCCGAGGACCCCTGGTTCGAAGCGGGGAAGATCTGGCTGGCCCGGAAGGAGACCCCTCGCTCTGGGTGGGTTGGTGCCGGTGCTG CCACCGAGCTGAAGCCCGACGTGGGGGCCCTGGAGCTGCCCCCAGGAACTGTGCGC GCCCGTCTGGACTCCGATGGCTCCGTGGTGGAGCTGGACGAGGAGCATGTCCAGAAG gcCAACCCATCCAGCCTGGACTACACCGAGGACCTGGCCGCTCTGGTCAGCCTGAACGAGGCCAGCGTCCTCCACGTCCTGCACCAGAGATACCAGTCCCAGCTGCCCTACACCTACTCCGGCCCCCACCTGCTGGCCCTCAAGGCGGATCCTCCCTCGGCCAGCAGCTCCAGAAAG GCCTTCCCGGGCAGGAGGGACCGGCTGTCCCCACACCTCTTCGCAGTGGGGCAGAGGGCCTACTGGGATCTGCTGGCGCAGAGGCAGGACCAGGCGGTGGTGGCCCTGGGCAGAAGCAACGCGGGGAAGACAGCCGCCTGCCAGAGCCTCCTGGAGCACCTGGTGGCCACCGCGGGCAGCCTGGACGGCCGGGTGACAG TGGAGAAGATCCAGGCCATGTTCACGGTGCTCAGAGCCTTCGGCACGGTGTCCACCGGGCTCAACCCAGCCTCCACCCGCTTCTCCATGGTGGTGGCGCTGGATTTCAGTGCCTCTGGGCGCGTCACAGCTGCCCATCTGCAG ACGATGCTGCTGGAGAGAGCCCGGGTGGCCCGGCAGCCCCAGGGGGAGGGGACCTTCAACGTCTTCCCCCAGATGCTGGCGGGGCTGGACCTGGACCAGAG GTCAACTTTGCACCTGCACCAAATGGCAGAGAACAGCTGCTTTGGCATCACAGCCAGCCTCAAG GGCGAAGAGAAGCGGGGAGCTTCGGAGGCCTTTGCAGAGCTCCAAGCGGCCCTGGGCACCCTGGGGGTCGAGGCGGCCGAGCAGGAAGCCCTCTGGCGGGTCCTGGCCGGCATTTATCACCTGGGGGCTGCCGGTGTCTGCAAAG TGGGCAGGAAGCAGTTCCTGAGGTTCGAGTGGGTCAACCGGGCGGCGGATGTCCTGGGCTGCGAGACGGAGGAGCTGACCACGGCCGTCTTCAAGCACCACCTGCAACGCATCCTGCAGCAGGTCACGGCCGGGGCCCCCTCGGCGGAGGCCCTGGAGG GCCCCAAGCTGAGCGGGGTGGAGTGCCTGGAGGGGATGGCGGCCGGCTTGTACGAGGAGCTCTTTGCAGCCGTTGTGATGCTGGTCAACAG GTCCTTCTCCTCCAGCCAGCTCTCCATGGCCTCCCTGATGGTGGTGGACACCCCCGGCTTCCTCAGCCCCCGGCACCAGCAGAGAGAGCGGGCGGCCACCTTTGAGGAGTTCTGCCACAACTACGGGCAGGAGCGGCTGCAGGGGCTCTTCCACAGGGCCACCCTGGAGGCCGAAGTGGGCAGATACCGGGAG GAAAAGGTGGACGTGCCCTTTGATCTGCCTGAACTCTCGCCAGCCGCCGTGTTGGCCCTCGTGGATCAGAACCCCCCCCAG CTGCTCCTCTCTTCTGGGGGCCCCTCCGAGGGTCCCCGGGGCCTGCTCtggatcctggaggaggaggccctgGCGCAGGGGTCCAGCGACAGCAAGGCCCTTGACCGCCTGTGCTCGGCCTTCGGGAAGGAAG AGGAGGGGGCCCTGCGCAGGTGTGAGCAGCCCCTGCAGTTCGAGGTGGCCCACCGGCTGGGCCAGGACCCCGTCCGCTACGATGCCTCCGGCTGGGTGGGCAAGGCCAAGTGGAACCTCTCCGTGCAGAATGCCATCCAGCTCCTGCAGCACTCCAGGAT AGGGTCTCTGAGGAAAGTCTTCCTGCCACGCGCCCGCGTGCCCCTGCTCTGCCGCTCAGTGGCGGGCTGGGAGGGCCACTCGCAGCAGGCCCTGCAGCGCATCGGCTGCCTCCGGAAGACCTTCAGTGGCAGCTTGGCGGCCGTGAAGAAGAGGTCGGTGTGCGCCCACATCAAGCTGCAGCTG gaCGCCCTCTGCAACCTGCTCAAGCGCTCTAGGCTCCACTTCATCCACTGCCTGGACCCGGGGACCCTGCAGGAGCCTCGGCTGCCCACGCAGGCCACGGAAGCCACCCCGGGACCCCTGGTGTGGGACCTCCCCGCCCTGCGCGCCCAGCTCTCCGGCAGCCTCGTCCTGGAGGCCCTGCGGCTGCACAGAATCg GCTACGCGGATCGCATGGCGCTGGCCCAGTTCCGGCGGCGCTTCCAGAGCTTGGCTCAGCCAGAGATGAAGAGGTTCAGCTCGGCCTATGAGCTGACGGATGAGAAGAAG GCCCTGGAGGAGCTTTTCCGGGCGCTGGACCTGGAGAAGAGGAGCCTGGCGGTGGGCCACACTCAG GTCTTCCTGAAGGCCGGCGTCCTGCTGCGGCTGGAGAGGCAGCGAGAGAAGCTGGTGTGGCCGGTGCTGGTGCTGCTCCAGGCGGCCGGCAGGGGCTTCCTCTCCCGCCAGAGGTTCAGGAAGTTGAAG ATCCAGAGCCTGGCTGCCCGATGCATCCAGAAGAACCTGGCCGCCTACCAAGCCGTGAAGGGCTGGCCCTGGTGGCGGCTGATGTGTGGTGTCCGGCCACTGCTGACCATCAGCCTGGCAGAAGGGCAGCTGCGACTCAAGGAG gAGGAACTTCTGATGCTGCAGAAAAAGCTGGACCGTTCAGAGGGTTCCCGTCAGGGGCTTCGGGAGAGCACTGAATTGCTGGAGACCAAG GTCATAGACTTGACCGCAGAGCTGTCGGACGAACGCTTGAAAGGAGACGCCGCCTGTCGGGTGCTGGATGCGGAACGTGCCGAGAGGCTGCGGGTGTCGAAAGAGGCCCAGGAGCTGCAG GCCCGGCAGCTGCAGCTCCAGAAGCGGCTGGAAGAGGCCGAGAAACAGCTGGAGGAGGCACAACAGCAGCTCCATCTCCGGGAGGTCGAGGCCAAGAGCTCCGGCAAAG GGCACGAGTGGCAGATGCGCCTGGACTGCGCAGAGACAGAGGCGGCCTTTCTGCGGAAAAGGATCGTCCAGCTGGAAGAGAGGCTGGAGCGGGAGCAACAGTCCAAGGCTGGCCTGGAGCAGAAG CTCAGCCAGGTGCAGCAGCTGTACGAGGGGGCCAGGCGGGCAGCCCAGCAGCTGAAGCGGAAGTGCCGGCAACTGACCGGCGAGCTGGAGGACGCCCGGGTGCTGATGGACAACCAGCAGAGCCGCCACCACGAACtggagaagaagcagaagaa GTTCGACCTGCAGCTGGCCCAGGCGCTGGGGGAGTCGGCCTTTGAGAGGAGCCTCCGGGAGAAGGTGGCGCAGGAGAACTCCGGCCTCCAGGTCCAGCTGGGCAGCCTGCGCCACAGCCTCCAG CAGAAGGAGCTGGAGAAGGAGGGCCTGGGCCAGCGGGTGGCCACCCTCACCCGCCAGGTGGAGGAACTCAGCGGCTCTTCCGGCCTGGACGCCGGGGCCCCAGCCGCTCTGCAGAAGAAGCTGTGGGATCTCGAATCCAGGACCCGGGAGCAGCAGCAGGAGCTGAGCCAGCGGGCCAAGGCGGTGGAGCACCTGGAGCAG CTTCACCTGCGGCTGGAGCTGGAGATCGAGCGGACGAGGCATCTGCACCAGAAGGAGctggaggacaaggaggaggagctggaggaCACTCGCACGGCCTGCCAGAAGAGG CTTCGCCAGCTGGAGTGGCAGTGTgagcaggagggggaggagaagcagGGCCTCGTGCGGGAGAAGAGGGACCTGGAGGGCCTGGTGGCCACCCTCTGCGAGCAG ATTGGCCACCGGGACTTTGACGTGGAGAAGCGACTCCGGCGCGACCTGAAGAGGACCCACGCCTTGCTGGCAGACGTCCAGCTGCTGCTGGAGACCTCGGGGTCAGCCGAGCCAGGACCCCCAGGGAGCCAGGAGGAGTGGGCCAAGCTCCGCAGCCAG TGGGAAGAGAGTGCAGCCAGATGTGCCGAAGCCCAGGAGTCTCAGAAGATGCTGTCCCTGGAGGTGGAGAACTTGCACTCGGAGCTGGAGGCGGCCACCAGGAACAAGCACTTG GTGGACGAACAGCTGTACCAGCTGCAGCACGAGACGGCCGACCTGCTCAAGCGCTTCGAGGAGGACCAGGAGGACCTGAACGACCTGATGGCCAAGCACAAGGCCCTGATTGCACAG tcGGCCACGGACATCGCTCAGATCCGAGAACTGCAGGGGCagctggaggagctgaccaaggAGAAGCAGGCCCTGCAGGAGAGA CTGCAGGCGGCCCAGGCCAGGCTCTCCTACCTGGAGCAAGCCACGGTGGAGCGGTCGATCGTCAGTCGGCAGGAGGCGGTCATCTGCGACCTGGAGAGCAAGGTGGCGTTCCAGAGCGTCCAGATCAAGCGCTTTGAG GTTCTGGTGCTCCGTCTGCGGGACAGCATGGTCAAGAtgggggaggagctggagaaggccaaggAGAGCGAGGCCCGCGAGAGGGAGAACGTCCACTACTACCAGCTGAGGCTGGAGGAGGTGAAGGCCGACATGAGCGAGGTGGCCCAGAGGGAGCTGGAGGCCAGTCGCAGGCGGGTGGATCTG GAGAAGCAAGTGGACGAGCTCTTGGTGGCCAGGCAGACTTTGCAGGCGGACCTGGAGACCTCCCTCCGGCGCATTGCAGGCCTGCAGGGGGCTTTGGAAGAGGGGCAGTCGAGCGAGGAGAG TGTCCAGGTGGCCCAGGATTCCCTCGGTGCCCGGCAGGAGAC gGAGAGCCTGGTCAGCCTGGCTTCGAGTTCATCGATGAGCTTGAACCTGGAGTCTGAAGGAAGCGTCCGGTCGTGGCTGGAGACGGGGTCAGGCTGGACATCCCCATCAGCTCCCAGCCTGGCGGGAAGTAGCTCTCAGCTCTCGCTGGACGTCCGGAGCCTCCCAAGCCTGAG AGACCCAGAGGAAAGCTGGCAGCCGACGCCATGGCTGAGTGCGAGCAGGAAGGGCCACGGACGGTGTGGAGGGAGCCCGGAAGGCCCTGCCGCTGGCCCTCTCTGGCGGGACTACGGGAGGCCTGAGGAGGCATTGGTCAGGCCCCTCAGGTCGGAGGCCACAGCCGAAGGGAAGTGCCCTCTGCCTCCGTCCCCGGGCAGGAAGCGCCCCTCTCCTCCTTTGGCCCAGGAGGACAAGCGGGCCCGGTCCTCTTCCGCCCTCTCGGAGTACGTGGAGGAGCTGCGGAGGAAGCGGCTGAAGGGCCGGGAgcccctggaggaggaggagggggaggagggggacgcCTCCTCCTGCGCCTCCTTGCCCATTTACCAAACCACCGGGACGCCCTTCCTCAGGAGGTGCAGGGCCCTGCGGGACAGCGAGGACTTTCGGGTCAGCCTGGAGGAGCTCGGGGCAAACCCCGGAGTCGGCCTGCTGGGCTCCTCCCCTTTGAGAAGCCCCTCGTCGGACAGTGGGCTGCGGCCCCCCCAGTTCTCCCCAGTTCTGAAAGGGGCCTCCAGGTTTGGCTCCCCCTACGACCCCCACGCCCAGCTGGCCTCTCCgatccgaggaggaggaggaggaggggtggcCGGCCCGAGGCCCTGGAGGAGCTGCCTGGAGCCGTCCTTGGGAGGCAGCCTGGATTTCGGGGAGGAGCCTCTGAGGTTCCAGAGCAAGAGGCTGGTGGACGTCCCGAGCGAAGGGAAGGAGCCGCTCGCCTGGAAGATGCCCACACTCGTCTACGAGCGGGACACAGGCGCTGGCCTGGATGACTTCCTGCCGTCCGTCCGGAGGGCCCAGTCCAGGGAGAGGAAGGACCCACCGCGGCCCCTCAGCGTCCACTTTGAAGACCAGGCCGCCCCGCCCCGGCGCACCTTCCTGTCTGAGATGAAGACCGTCTTGTCCCCCCGGCCGAAGCCCAAGGACGACCCCGGCAGCCTCTCCGACTCCTCCGACTCCTCCTCCAAAAGCGCCGACAGCGTCAAGTGCCGGCCCCGCGTCCCCAGGCCGGAAGGGGAAGGCTGCGTGGGCAAAGGGGGCTCGGAAGGGGCCAGCAGCGGTCACCCTCGGGCCGAGGCAGAGGGCCGGGAAGACGACGTGACCAGCATCATGATGAAGTACCTGGGGAGGGAGTGA